The window aggtcagtcaatgtggaacatttcaagaactttgaaagtttcttcaaatgcagtcgatAAAACCAAGCGCTacgatggaactggctctcatgaggaccgccacaggaaaggaagacctcaagttacctctgctgcagagaataagttccttagaattaccagcctcagaaattgcagctcaaataaatgcttcagagttcaaggaacagacacatcttaacatcaactgttcagaggagactccgtgaatcaggccttcatggtcgaattgctgcaaagaaaccactactaaaggacaccaataataagagacttgcttgggccaagaaacacgagcaatggaaattggaccggtggaaatctgtcgttTGGTCTTGAGTCCAAATGAGACTTTttgttccaactgccatgtctttggatgatctccgcatgtgttgttcccaccgtgaagcatggaggaggtggtgggatggtgtgggggttgctttgctgctgacactctcatatatttagaattcaaggcacacttaaccagcatggtttcgacagcattctgcagcaatacgccatcccatctggtttgcgcttagtgggactgtcatttgttttcaacaggacaatgacccaacacacctccaggctgtgtaagggctatttaaccaagaaggagagtgatggagtgctgcatcagatgacctggcatccacaatcacccgacctcaacccaattgagatggtttgggatgagttggaccgcagggtgaaggaaaagcagccaatgctcagcatatgtaggcactccttcaagactgtcagaaaagcattccaggtgaaactggtttatagaatgccaagagtgtgcaaagctgtcatcaaggcaaagggtggctactttgaagaatataaaatatatatttgttttaactTTCTTGGTTACATGattctgtgtgttatttcatagttttgatgtcttaactattttacaatgtagaaaataatacaaataaagaaacccttgaatgtaTAGGTGCgttcaaacctttgactggtagtgtgtgtttgagattttcacacacactaccattcaaaagtttggggtcacttagaaatgtcctggtTTTCCacgaaaacatacatgaaatcagtgaaaaaatgaataggaaatatagtcaagatgttgacaaggttataaatgatgatttttaattgaaataataattgtgtccttcaaactttgccttcaaagaatcctccatttgcagcaattacagccttgcaaacctttggcattctagttgtcaatttgttgaggttatctgaagagatttcatctcatgcttcctgaagcacctcccacaagttggattggcttgatgggcacttcttacgtaccatacggtcttccctaaatagttcttgcataggttggagctgtgctttgggtcattgttctgttgtagaaggaaattggctccaattaagtgccATCCACAGGGCAtagcgttgcaaaatggagtgatagccatCAAGATCccctttaccctgtacaaatctcccactttaccaccaccaaagcaccccagaccatcacattgcctccaccatgcttgacagatggcgtcaagcactcctccagcatctttttatttttcctccgtctcacaaatgttctttgatctgaacacctcaaacttagattcgttTGTCCATAACTTTTTTCcagtcttcctctgtccagtgtctgtgttcttttgctcatcttaatcttttatttttattggccagtctgagatatggctttttctttgcaactctgcctagaaggccagcattgggggtactatttaatgaagctgccagttgaggacttgacaCTAATACTTgccttcttgctcagttgtgcaccggggcctcccactcctctttctattctggttagtcagtttgcgctgttctgtgaagggagtagtatacagcgttggtcaagatcttcagtttcttggcaatttctcacatggaatagcctgacGAGTTTCAAAAGACAGTTATTTGGTTCTGGCCAttgtgagcctgtaatcgaacccacaaatgccgacgctccagatactcaactagtctaaagaagttttattgcttctttaatcaggacaacagttttcagctgtgctaacataattgaaaatgggttttctaatgatcaattagcctttttaaaatgatcaacttggattggctaacacaacataccattggaacacaggagtgatggttgctgataatgggcctctgtacgcctatgtagatattccattaaatatcagccatttccagcgacaaaagtcatttacaacattaacaatgtctacattgtattacTGATTaactttatgttattttaatggacacaatgtgcttttctttcaaaaacaatgaaacgtaagtgaccccaaacttttgaatgtgtgtgtgtattaccaaCATACATAAACACTGCCGTTCAAAAAGATACACACTATTTAGTGTCATTCTGTGGttgtcctccctctttccccatcTTTCCCCATCTATCAGTTGCCTAACGGGGTGACCCAGAGCCAGGCTGTGTATCAGGACCGCTTTGGGAAACTCCAGGAGCACCTCCGTCAGCTGGCCCTGCTTTTTCGCAAGCTCCGCCTTCTCTACGAGCGCTGTGTTGAGATGACCTCTGACCTGCAGGAAGAACCCTCAGAGGTAGGGCTCAATTAAATCTATGTAAAAAAAGATTCCATTGACCTTTCGCTCTACTGAGTCTATCCAAGCTGTACTGGGCTGGCTTGGTTATGCATtcaccatagttgctggaactATGCTGGTATGGATCACGTGAAAAATGAAATATCCGAGCCAGCACAGTACGATTCGGGTCGGCCCTCTAGTGTTTGTCTTTCTGGCTATACACAAGCTCTActtgtttttctgtctgtctgtactttgTCACCTTTGACAGTATATTGTCCTGTAGTTGGTTTATGTGTGCCAATGATGTGATGAACTTAGTGTATCACACGTCTGTCTTTCCAGCTGGTGCCATATGTAAGGGAGGAGATGGCCCCTGTGAGAGTGGAGCCCTGCAGTCCGGCTGTAAGCCAGGAGAGACTAGAAGTGCTGGAGGTTTGTGACGTGTCCACTTCTGTATGTCACTGATTCAATATCGTTTGTTGGATGACAACCAATAGTTAGTACAGAGATGTTACATTTCCTTGAATCTGATTGGGTTCGGTGTGTCATGGTCCCTCTCACAGAAGATGAGGCAGAAAAACCAGGAGATGAAGATTCTGATGGACCAGATGAGGAACCTGTTATGGGACGTCAACGCAATGCTGACACTCAGGAAATGATATCACAGATGAACTCTCCCTCACTGCACTTCACGATGCCCTCCAACTAGGGGCCATGGGTTTTTCCTGACCCAGAAAACTCTTGGCCCTAGTACCTCCAACCATTGTTGTACTTGTGTGAGACAGACTGCTAGAAGCTTTTGGTGATCTACCTTTACAGTATGGTGCTTTCAGAGACATTGAATGAACAGAGTTTACTACAAATGTTTTGTACTGTCAgtatcttttcttttttttttactccgaTATTATGAGTTCAGACTTGCCAAGCCTCAGGTGAATTTCCTGCCTTTTTTTGAGTGGTAAGCACTGACTCAGGACCAGCTAAATAAACTTGAATTCAGTGTTGTGAATTTTACTCAGTGCACAAAAGGCTGATCTAGTATCAGCAAAAAAATCAGCCCTTATTCTTTGTGTCCCAACTAGTGACTGTCACCTGTAAGCGGAGTTGAAGACAATGGGATCTCATCGCCACTGGCAGCTATTTATCtcaggtgtttgtgtgttttagCATTATTCTTGAGGTTAGCTTCCTGAGTGCTGGGCAACACCCCCCTGCTTACCTTAAGGGTTAAGAACATTGCATGCCGACTGCTGAGGAAGTGTGAATCTATTTTTGTACACTGCGCATGATCTCGGAGAAAGCACAAGCAATAGGTTACTGAGTCTTTTtctacaaaataaatacattgtgaGAAATGTCTGCTTTGCCTTGGATACTTTTAAGGGTCTGGTGAGTGCAGTTGAAGTGATGCTTTGTGATGTCAGAAGTCTACATGTTTTGAAATCTGCCGTTTGCACTGTTTTTATTGGTCTTATAGTTACGTGGAATGAACCAATCCCTGTGCGACATTCTCAACTCGCCGGTGTACTGTAGAAATACACCAGCTGGAGTGCACTGCACCATTAACTGTCCACTTGGCGCCTTCCTTTGATATGAAGTTCCACTTCATTCAAACAGTAATGGGAGTGAGTGGCATCTTCAAGTGTTCATTCACCGAGGACATAAGGCTTCCTCCATATGTTTACTCCAATAGCCTGTTGTCTCAGACCCCTGGAGGCGGAGTCTCTCTTAGCTTTAGGTCCCCTCCCTCCTTTTATCACCAGGCTCTGTCTACATTTAACCACCAGACCAGGCCTCCACACAGTGTTTCTGTCTCGGTCCCTGTCATGCACGTTCCAGGTCCTTGTACTTCTTGCGCAGGACAGACACCTGGTCCTTGAAGAGCAGGGGGTCCAGGCGGAACTGGGAGTGGACCAGGGGCATGTAGCCGAACCATCTGGCAAAGCTGTTCACACACTCCTGTCTCTGGGTAAAGTGCTCTGGGTTGGCCCACGGAGCGCTCATCTTCGTACCCTGGGAGGATGAAagatgtggagagagaagagggtgagTTAGAAACCCAGGTCGTCGTACGCACAACATTAACGTACAGACGGGATGTACAAATGGAATTATGGTTCTGTACACTAATGTAGACTATTACTGGTGTCACAATTTCTCAATCTTCGTTATAGGATGTTGTACAGTGTATTGCCTGTCAGAAAACTAGGGAACTGCTACAAATAGGGTTCTTATCTCCAGTCTGACAGAGTCGGACGAGATAACCGCCACTGTGACATACGGTCTGGGATAATCTCAACTTTACAAAAATAAACCGGAGCAAGTTATTGTTATGCAGCAATAACCGACTATCTGTGGCGAGGGATTTAATGATTATTGTTGTGTAAAAATACATCTTATAACAGGTTGAACTCTCAACAAGTCTAACCCTAGTTAATAAGCGGTCTATCAAGTCATTCTGGTATTGGTTGATCTTAAAATTTGAGAAAAACGTAATGTATCTTTTTTGGACAAATGTTATGCTTTATATACAGTATCACAACTACAGCAATAAATAACTCATTGGTCAGACATCCAGCTGATGGGAGTGGCCTCACCTGTGGGCTGGGCAGCTCATTGGTCAAATTCACCATCGATGGGTGTCTCCTCACCTGTGGGCTGGGCAGCTCCTTGTACTGCTTCCTCTGGGCCACTTTGATTGGTGGCAGGTGGGTGACTGAGGAAACCAGGAAGTTCATGAGGATGTCCTCACAGTTGGAAGTGCGGTCCACCAGCGCCCGTAGTGAGGGGGGCAGGTAGTGGGAGAACAGGTAGTGATAGTACCTGTTGGAGAGGTAATGGAAGGGTCAGAGATAACAAAGTGATCACTAAAATGGCAAGAAAATAGTTGTTGTTTGGGATATTGTACATTAAGCCTGATGATACATTCTAAGGGCAAAATGTAAGGGCTTCAAGTAGTAGCCACAGCTCATAGACCATCTGTTTAATGGTCTTCGTTGGTTTACTAtgtttttctgttgtgtgtcaGATCAGCTGTACACGATGGTAGTCATAGAAACAGAATCCATAGAAAGGGCTGGCAAATTGACTGGTTCATTTGAATGGGGAGGCCCGTTCTATGGACTCTATGGTTACAGTACCTGTGGTAGAAGGCTGCTCCCGTCAGAACGATGGAGTATTCGTTAGTCCACTTGGAGGTGTACCCCCACGCATGCTTCACCGGGTCCCAGAAGTGACTCCTAGGGGGGTAGCCCACGATACGCTCAGGAAAACTCCTCCACACCAAGAATGCAAAGTTCACCTGCGCGAAGAGTGAATACAGTTGCatgggtaaagtgtgtgtgtgtgtattttctacCACAGTGTATAGTTGTAATGGAAGGTCATACCTCACTGGTCAGCAGGACTGTATCTTCATCCAGACTCAGTACTGCCTCTGTCTCTATGGCCACGTTGGGCAGGAAACGACTGCTCGTCTGGAGAGAAGGGAATTGAGAGAGATGGTCATTTCCATTCCTTGTTAAGTTTGACAGTGGTTGGTTTGTGTTTGGGATAATGAAGGAATGACAGGGACACTGTCTGTTCCATTGAGGTCTGTGGCTCGGGGAGAGCGAGGATGAGTCAATGACAAGCAGTGACAAAGGAAGGATTTTTAATCCCATAGATTCAGTGtggtttgggggtggggggggtagacttacagagagaggcagacaggaatgactgtcattctgcccctccTGTAGCCTTACTTGGGATTTGGCGACGTCATTGTCACTCACCTTCCTCCTACCGTCTGTCACAGTGAGGGGGACAGGCATGGGTGGCCATTTACTCCTGTGGGGCGGCGGCTTCTCACTGTTCCACAGGATGATGATCTAGAGGGGGAGGGAATAGAGTGAGACACAATAAGCATAAGGGTTAATAGGCTTAATGAAGCAATATGGAGCAGTCTATTTGCTACCTATGACCTCTTATTCACCAACACACTCACCTGTGAACAGTATTTGGACTTGGAGACCACCTGAAGCAGCTTCATGATTGGCTGAGACTGGGAGACCAACGGAGAGACGGCATGGATGATGGCGGTGAACTCTTGACCTGGACTGACCCCTGCAGGAAGGAACGAGGAGGAGAAGTTAGTTAAAGTACAATCTACCATGTTTCATATTTGAAAGTAACATTTACTGTAGGAGACAAATATTAGATTTGCTTTGTATACTTATGATTATAAACTTTATGAAATACACATTTGTGTTTTTATTACAGGAGACCCTATAGATGAGGTATAATTATATGGATGAGCCAGTCTAGTCAGGTAGGTCTGAACTAGTCGGGACCAGTCCAGTCTGGTGTGGTTCCCTACCTAAGCTCAGGTAGTAGAAGGGGAAGTGGGCCAAGTGTGTGGAGTACTCTGGCAGGACGAGCAGGCCTCCTGGTAAGGCGTTCCACATGTACTTATTTCTGGAGATGTGGGAGAACACCCGGTCTTTGattatctgagagagagagatgacaaggTGAGAACGTGTGAGGGGAGAACGCCCTGATGTACCCATTAGTTCAAACATGAATTATCGATGTCCATATGGGCTGGCCAACTTTGTGTGTGTAAAACCGAAGTAATCACCTCAAGAATACAAACACAGCAATCTTAAGTACATGCACTTCCTCACTTTGACCAGCCGGTGCCAGTATAACAACAAAACACCCAATCCAAAACAATCCCATACAAATGAATCTGAGGTCAATCCATTCTCTCTTAGttcctgggtcgtgttcattagagCACAtcgcagcaaaaaaaaaaaaaaaatgccacggaaaacaaaaacaagcatttGACAATGGCCAGGtactgtttcagtctgttttctccCGTTTTGTGCTTAATTAACAGGACTCCTCACCTACCTCCAGTGTGGTGAGGACTATCTTGTCCACGGAGGAGAAGTAAGCCTCCCACAGCATCTGAGTGCGCTGCCTCAGAGCCAGGACCCACTCATTTCCCACCGCGCGCACTGTAGACGGGacctgggggagagaggaagacgaGGGAGGGTGCAAGTTGAGaaagaggagggttgagagagcaAAGGTGAGAGGGCAGAGCAGGCAAGGTCGATGTTTTATCGCGTTGCATACAATCACAATCTTCAGAATGAAATGTGCTTCATAGACTGACACTGCTCTCTACACTGCCTGGTAAAATAATAAAATGTTCTTACAGTATGTTACATTTTTACCTGTGGCTGTAAACCTTTTGAACCACTTAAACAGCCCCTAGCAGTTTATACTTGACTCAACCCACTGACAGTCAATAACCCTTACTATGGAGGAAGACTGGGAAAGTGGTCAGGGACTAGCTACATTATCTCAACCCATCCAGAGTCAAATCCCCTATCAATGGTATTGTTTTGCAAGAGGGAGAGCTTGGGTTCAGGAAAGGTGCCCGGCAGCTATCCTAGCTCACCTACATCTATTTATAGCACATGGCTTACCTGAAACCAACATTTCAGGCAAGTTCCATGTTACATGATGACACTACGCTCTAGTAGAGGAAAGTAAAAAGGGTCGCTCCATTGGCACCAAATGAAAATAGCCCAAATTCACCCTGTTCATTCTCCTAAACTACTATGAATATGTCGGCTAGCTGAAGAAATGGGAAACATACCGAATAGACTCACCTAACCGGTAAGCCTACACCAGGCGATTACTTTGGATAAAGTAATGTGATTTTATTAGAATTAAATCAAGTTAGCCTAGCAGGGAAGTCTGCATCTTCTACAGTGATGTTAAAAGGCCAGCCTGTTGACTCTACCTAGTCTACCATATAACAGCTCTTCTAATGATAGGGACCTGAGGAAGCCAaggccctccctcctcctctctcacatcTCTTGATCTGAAAGAGAGATTCACCTCTCAATGGTCTCCTGACTCTGATGTGCTTGGACCCATTCAACCTCCTGTCACCAGCTTTATTCCCTCAAAATTCAATTTCCAAATCCCTAACCACCGGGGGCacgtgtgtgtgagggggagtgtgtgtgtgtgtgtacatgcgagTGCACATGGGCCTAACGTTGTTGTGGTCAATTCCATTTGTAATAGTCAATTCTATGATTTTTTTTAACATGTCCTTTCcaaaatgaaaatgtttttttttatagggGGGGATTGGTTAGCTGAATGTCAGGTTATTTCCTGTATCAACTGGGTTCAAACAATTGATTCCAGACCTGTTGTGAACATGTgagacgctgtgtgtgtgtgtgttacctgcagTAGCAATCGCTCATCTCCTTCTATGACAGCCTGGTTCCACTGGATGACATCAGAGAAGGGCAGCTCCCAACCATTACTGAGCAACACTGGAATACACGCCGCctagagacagcgagagagaataGACGGAATACTCTGTTCTCAGCAGATGTACGCGTAAGAGAATCTATCACTTGGGAAATGGGTGGGTCAGTGTGACAAGAACATAAACGGGCAGGGTCAGTGGTAATGCTACCGTTGGTCATCTGCTCTGCTTGTGGTAGACGGGCCATTTTTCAATATAAATATGTTGTCTAGATTTCCAGGCTTCGTCTCTGACACATACCACCATAGTAGCAGCTGGTACTTCAATAAGGCAGTCTGAGCAGATAATGAAATTgatgacacgtgtgtgtgtgtgtgtgtgtgtgtgtgtgtgtgtgtgtgtgtgtgacactctCTTGGGGAGGTTGCATGAGTCACAGCTACTATCTTGCCTGTCCCAGGAGGCCCTAGAGAAAAAGAGATCACATTTCTGCTAcgtctctcacacacgcacacagatttAACAGACCCCTAGTCTGCTAATTAAGTACACTACACAGAGAGGATGGCGAGAGAAGGAGTGAaatggagcgagagagaagaggggtatAATAGATCATATTTTTTAAAGCTGAGTTTGATGTTGCCGTATCCCCGTTGTTTACTGACAGTCAGGTTTTTGATGTTCTACTTTTCTTTTTTCAGCTCCCTCCTtcaatctccctccctctctctccaagctGCGGTCCTGGGTGTTGAtggttttatttacttttctaatTAAATCACAAGAGAGCAGCCAGAACCAGCTACAGACTGAGATCAGACGACTCCGACTGAGATTCCCCCTCTGGCGGTTTGAAGCTCCGCTAGTTGCCTCACCAGAGACCAGCCCTCACCAAGGCAGTCATGCAGACGACGCTAAGATACGCTAGGCTACGCTCCAGGTAACAGGGTCAAGCCAGATGTTGAGGCCTCCAGAGCTGACGTGAAGCCTGGGGCTCGCCTGAGCCACTTCCCCAGAGACATGGTGCTGTGAAGCGGACTGACTAAGAAGTATTCCCCTGTCTAGATCCCAGTGCAGCTCAGCATGTGGGCatatgtgtgttgttgtttacattgggagatgaagagaggagcatcagggtcagtgtgtgcgtgcgtgcaccaAGAGTTGGAACGCAGACAATAAGTTTCCTACCACACTGGTAATTGCACGTTCTTTTTGTGGGCTGGCACGAAAAGTAAAAGGAGATCTTACAAATCTCAGACTGGCCCGAATGGTAAAGCAaaggagatagatggagagagagagcgggggagggagTGCGGAGGAGGAATGAGTTAGCTGTGTGAGAGTGAGCTTCCCTGCCAAGCCCTGTGTTCAGTGGATTTGCCCATTCAGCTTAGATCAGCAGTGTGGCAGACTGGCAACCCTATGAAGGCTTCCGGACCATTGAGAGACTCAGTGAGAGAgcgaaggaaagagagagggccagggaacACAAGAGTCTGGGAGGTTCATTGGTAGGTAAAACCATGAACACAGCTCCATCACCAAAACATCCACATGGGTGGTAATTCCACACAGTTTGTGCCATATCATTATTTCTTTAACTACATGGTTTATTGAAGCTGAGTTTAATGAAAGACAAACTCATTCAATGTTATATTTACCAAATACCCCCCACCCCCTTTTTTTGTAAATCAGTCAACACCACCATCATGGTTAACGCCTTAACCTTAAATTGTACACATTAGTAGAACACATACATTCATACGACAGTGTGGCTATGATACTAATTGTGTAACTGCTAACACAATACACGTCAATGCATAATCTTGTTCAGAGGTGTATTCGTGCACGTAGCTTGGTCCCAGGAGttataggagttggcaagacggcACAAACAAATCCCATATCTGCGACCATGCCCGTGTATTTTGAGCAGTATTTGGCATTCTTCTAGGACCATGCTAGGGTGTTGTGATCCTTATTTAGCATCCTACCTGCAGAGACTCTAGGAAGCGAAAGGAGCCCAGGCGACGCCCCCGAGGAACCAGGCAAAAGGTGGAGTTGTGGAGCAGCTCTTGGTAATCAAACCTGAGGCGAGAAAGAAAGAGTGGGATGGAGAGTTAgtgttggaggaccaaaaaaatatTCTGCTTGCACTTTTACAGTGGGAACAGCATTCACTTTTACAAAGGCTCCATTTCTGCCATGAAGACCAGAGGTTCTAGAGACAGACTTAAGAGAGACCTATTGACATTAGTCTTCTGTTAAAAGACCTACTCAACAGTGTTTGGGCACAATTCTGGCTGGGGAATGAGACATTCACAAGCAAACACGCCCACACTCAATATGCTGTCTTGACCTcggttatgaaaagccaactgacctgttgcaccctctacaaccactgtgattattatttgaccctgctggtcatctaccgaatgaacatttgaacatcttgaagaacaagcTGTACTCGTATAattgacaggtagcctagtggttagagcattgtgccagtaacggaaaggttgctggatcaaatccctgagctgacaaggtaaaaaatcagttctgcccctgagcaaggcagtcaacccactgttccctgggcgctgattatggcagccccccgcacctctgattcagTTTAAATGCAGAAGTTTCctttgaatgcattcagttgtacaactgactaggtttccccatTTCCTTACcctaatctccaccaggcacagccagaagaggactggccacccctcagatccTGGTTCGTTCCTGCCttttctaggtagtttttcctagccaccgtgcttctacatctgcaatgtttggggtttttggctgggtttctgtataagccctgctgatgtaaaaagggctttctaaatacatttgattgatttgaataACTGGACCTGTTACATAATACAATTTGGTTTTGTGTTAGAGAGTCCAATGGGAAGACATGGCCACATCTTAGCTATACCATTCCATTGCCACTGACTGTTGCATGTACTACATTTGTATGAACTACATGAGCTGTGATttgggaagaaaaaaaactgggaagaaaaaaaacacagggTCAGCTTCAGTGTCCGCTTCTAGAGTTTTGTATTTTAAAAAGGACAGTCAGTCACACTGAAAGACATCCTATCAAATCCAACTGTAGCTACAACGTAACAGTACCCATATTCTGTACACATTCCTCTCAGGACTTGACTTGAGGCTGTTGGTAGA of the Oncorhynchus kisutch isolate 150728-3 linkage group LG17, Okis_V2, whole genome shotgun sequence genome contains:
- the ext1c gene encoding exostosin-1c isoform X1 → MQARKKYVLLGLCACCWLLLFYWGGGVQVRLFKLLGRPRGEVVRPWPNWTDRAFLPGYAQLEELQTGPGSAESPRQRHQAWTGIYKDSRCRMETCFDFTRCRRRGRDGFRVYVYPSEKGERVSESYRKILMSIGESRYYTTDPREACLFVLGIDTLDRDQLSGQFVPNLDDRIKGYPLWNEGRNHLVFNLYSGTWPNYNEDLGFNIGQAILAKASLNTEHFRPGFDVSIPLFSKEHPQKGGERGWLVRNTVPPRRKYLLMFKGKRYLTGIGSDTRNALHHIHNGKDIVSLTTCRHGKDWEKHKDARCDHDNLEYEKFDYQELLHNSTFCLVPRGRRLGSFRFLESLQAACIPVLLSNGWELPFSDVIQWNQAVIEGDERLLLQVPSTVRAVGNEWVLALRQRTQMLWEAYFSSVDKIVLTTLEIIKDRVFSHISRNKYMWNALPGGLLVLPEYSTHLAHFPFYYLSLGVSPGQEFTAIIHAVSPLVSQSQPIMKLLQVVSKSKYCSQIIILWNSEKPPPHRSKWPPMPVPLTVTDGRRKTSSRFLPNVAIETEAVLSLDEDTVLLTSEVNFAFLVWRSFPERIVGYPPRSHFWDPVKHAWGYTSKWTNEYSIVLTGAAFYHRYYHYLFSHYLPPSLRALVDRTSNCEDILMNFLVSSVTHLPPIKVAQRKQYKELPSPQVRRHPSMVNLTNELPSPQGTKMSAPWANPEHFTQRQECVNSFARWFGYMPLVHSQFRLDPLLFKDQVSVLRKKYKDLERA
- the zgc:114119 gene encoding mediator of RNA polymerase II transcription subunit 30, which produces MATPLPQKGPGLAGMLSQQQQSHLPPGLGPGQPAMLPQGALREISPVFLCRIGQETVQDIVTRTMEIFQITRATQLPNGVTQSQAVYQDRFGKLQEHLRQLALLFRKLRLLYERCVEMTSDLQEEPSELVPYVREEMAPVRVEPCSPAVSQERLEVLEKMRQKNQEMKILMDQMRNLLWDVNAMLTLRK
- the ext1c gene encoding exostosin-1c isoform X2 → MQARKKYVLLGLCACCWLLLFYWGGGVQVRLFKLLGRPRGEVVRPWPNWTDRAFLPGYAQLEELQTGPGSAESPRQRHQAWTGIYKDSRCRMETCFDFTRCRRRGRDGFRVYVYPSEKGERVSESYRKILMSIGESRYYTTDPREACLFVLGIDTLDRDQLSGQFVPNLDDRIKGYPLWNEGRNHLVFNLYSGTWPNYNEDLGFNIGQAILAKASLNTEHFRPGFDVSIPLFSKEHPQKGGERGWLVRNTVPPRRKYLLMFKGKRYLTGIGSDTRNALHHIHNGKDIVSLTTCRHGKDWEKHKDARCDHDNLEYEKFDYQELLHNSTFCLVPRGRRLGSFRFLESLQAACIPVLLSNGWELPFSDVIQWNQAVIEGDERLLLQVPSTVRAVGNEWVLALRQRTQMLWEAYFSSVDKIVLTTLEIIKDRVFSHISRNKYMWNALPGGLLVLPEYSTHLAHFPFYYLSLGVSPGQEFTAIIHAVSPLVSQSQPIMKLLQVVSKSKYCSQIIILWNSEKPPPHRSKWPPMPVPLTVTDGRRKTSSRFLPNVAIETEAVLSLDEDTVLLTSEVNFAFLVWRSFPERIVGYPPRSHFWDPVKHAWGYTSKWTNEYSIVLTGAAFYHRYYHYLFSHYLPPSLRALVDRTSNCEDILMNFLVSSVTHLPPIKVAQRKQYKELPSPQGTKMSAPWANPEHFTQRQECVNSFARWFGYMPLVHSQFRLDPLLFKDQVSVLRKKYKDLERA